The Pan troglodytes isolate AG18354 chromosome 1, NHGRI_mPanTro3-v2.0_pri, whole genome shotgun sequence genome includes a region encoding these proteins:
- the LOC104001213 gene encoding rab GDP dissociation inhibitor beta-like has product MLNKPIEEIIVQNGKVIGVKSEGEIACCKQFICDPSCVKDRVEKVGQVIRVICILSHPIKNTNDANSCQIIIPQNQVNQKSDIYVCMISFAHNVAAQGKYIAIVSMTVETKEPEKEIRPALELLEPTEQKFVSTSDLLILKDLGTESQIFISRTYDATHVFF; this is encoded by the coding sequence ATGCTGAATAAACCCATTGAAGAAATCATTGTGCAGAATGGAAAAGTAATTGGAGTAAAATCAGAAGGAGAAATTGCTTGCTGTAAGCAGTTCATCTGTGACCCCAGCTGTGTAAAAGATCGGGTAGAAAAAGTGGGCCAGGTGATCAGAGTTATTTGCATCCTCAGCCACCCCATCAAGAACACCAATGATGCCAACTCCTGCCAGATCATTATTCCACAGAACCAAGTCAATCAAAAGTCAGATATCTACGTCTGCATGATCTCCTTTGCGCACAATGTAGCAGCACAAGGGAAGTACATTGCCATAGTTAGTATGACTGTGGAAACCAAGGAGCCTGAGAAGGAAATCAGACCAGCTTTGGAGCTCTTGGAACCAACTGAGCAGAAATTTGTTAGCACCAGTGACCTCCTGATACTGAAAGACTTGGGAACAGAAAGCCAGATCTTTATTTCCCGCACGTACGATGCCACCCACGTGTTTTTctaa